The DNA sequence GGGAGGACGACCAACGCGAGGGTCGCGGCGGCCCGAATACGGGTGCTCTCGTAGTATCTCCACGCGCCGATGGTGGTTCCCAGAATGAAGAAACCGGTCACCATCGCCACGAGTCGGTGGAACCATTCGATGAAACTCGGGAACGTCTGTGGAATCAGTCCACCGTCACAGAACGGCCACTGTTGACCACACGAGAGACCCGCACCCATCGCGGCGGTGTACACGCCGAGCAGGATGAGTACGAACGTCAGTACTGTCGTGACGGCGGCGAAACGCCGAAATCGGGTCCCCATTAGTTACGCACCTCGGGTCGGTTGTCTCCTAACATACTGATCCCCTTTCTCGGGATTTGGGAAGGGTCGTACTTAGGTCTGTCCGACTTTCCCGGAGAGTGAGAGCCGAACGAAATGGAACCGGAGGACGGAGGGGGAATCGGAAGACGAGATGGATTCGGAGGGCAGGGAGGGAGAGCATCGAAAAAGGAGGGCACGTGTTGGAAAAGACGGAAGAAGTGTCGGAAAGACGGGGGTTGGTTGTGGGGACGGAGCGAGTTCAGCCGGGACCACACAGCTGTGATACCACCAGCGGGCAGGACTGGGTTGGCTTCCTCACATTTATGTAACTCAATAATAAGTTTTGTGGATAAATACTGTCGAACCGGCGGCAACAGTGGACTCAAGCAGGTGTTTGAAGGAGGCCGCTCGCAATAAGGGAACCATGACCAAACGAGACCGTCTCGACAGCCTCCTTGCCGAGCACGATATCGAATCCGTCTGGTTCGCGCGTCCGAACTCGTTCGCGTGGCTCACGGGCGGCGACAACGTCATCGACCGTGAGGGTGACATCGGCGTCGCCGCCGTCGGCTACGACGGCGATACGTTCCGCGTCGTCACCAATTCCATCGAAGGAACCCGCCTTCGGGACGAGGAATTCCCGGACGGGATGCCCGTCACCGAGTACCCCTGGTACGAATCGTCGTTGGCCGACGCAGTGTCGGAGCACGCAGACACGCCCGCCGCCGCCGACTTCGACGTGCCGGGCTTCGAATCGGTCGACGCCTCGCCGCTTCGACAGCCGCTCACCGACGAGGACGCCGACGCGTATCGGCAACTGGGCACCGAAACCGCCGCCGCAGTCGAAGCCATCTGCCGGAAGCTGGATCCGGACGATACCGAACGGGAAATCGTCTCGGCGTTCCGCGGTGCGCTCGACGCGCGCGACATCGAGACGCCCGTGGCGCTCGTCGGCGGGAGCGAACGCGCACAGCAGTATCGTCACTACACGCCGACCGAGGCGAAGTTGGGGGACTATGCACACGTCTCCGTGACGGCGGAGCGGGCGGGACTACACGCGAGTTGTACCCGCACCGTCGCGTTCGATGCGCCGGAGTGGCTGGCGGAGCGACACGAGGCGGCGGCGACGGTCGAGACGACGGCGCTCGCCGCCACACAGCGGTTTGGGACGGAAGCAGTCGAAGGAAGCGAGGGGAGTGAAGGAAGGGATGGACGGGCGAAGGACGTATTCGCGGCGATTCAGGACGCCTACGACCGCGTCGGCTATCCGGGCGAGTGGGAATACCACCACCAGGGCGGCGCGGCGGGGTACGCCGGACGTGAGTGGATCGCGACACCAACGACGGACGACGTAATTCGACTGCCGATGGCGTACGCTTGGAACCCGACGGTACAGGGGGCAAAGAGCGAGGACACCGCCTTGGTCGACGAGGATCGGATCGAAATCCTCACGCAGACGGGCGACTGGCCGACGGAAGCCGTGACTGCGCTCGACGACGACGTGACGTTGCCGCGCCCGTCCATCCT is a window from the Haladaptatus sp. R4 genome containing:
- a CDS encoding COX15/CtaA family protein translates to MGTRFRRFAAVTTVLTFVLILLGVYTAAMGAGLSCGQQWPFCDGGLIPQTFPSFIEWFHRLVAMVTGFFILGTTIGAWRYYESTRIRAAATLALVVLPVQVLLGGATVLIYGPAVLVAHHATALLIFAALLATTLWAYEEPDRATTSATNSPGAYPSDD
- a CDS encoding Xaa-Pro peptidase family protein, whose product is MTKRDRLDSLLAEHDIESVWFARPNSFAWLTGGDNVIDREGDIGVAAVGYDGDTFRVVTNSIEGTRLRDEEFPDGMPVTEYPWYESSLADAVSEHADTPAAADFDVPGFESVDASPLRQPLTDEDADAYRQLGTETAAAVEAICRKLDPDDTEREIVSAFRGALDARDIETPVALVGGSERAQQYRHYTPTEAKLGDYAHVSVTAERAGLHASCTRTVAFDAPEWLAERHEAAATVETTALAATQRFGTEAVEGSEGSEGRDGRAKDVFAAIQDAYDRVGYPGEWEYHHQGGAAGYAGREWIATPTTDDVIRLPMAYAWNPTVQGAKSEDTALVDEDRIEILTQTGDWPTEAVTALDDDVTLPRPSILEL